From Osmerus eperlanus chromosome 16, fOsmEpe2.1, whole genome shotgun sequence:
TAGGGCACGCACGCCAGCAGGGAGGACCGTCACCATGGAGGTTGGGATCTGGTGAATCTGAGCACCACTTTGGAGCATGTGTTTGGAGATGATGATCTTAGTGATGGTTGGGCTGGGGGTCTGGATGGAGGTCTGGGTGACGGTGGTGGGCAGGCCTGGAGCGAGGGGCTTGTTGGCCCCGGTGCGAGAGCGAGTAGTGACCTGGGGGACGTCCAGGATGATATTGGAGGCGCAGATGTTGGTGATGGTGTTCTGGTCTGGGAAAGGTGGAGGGAGGCGGGCTGGGCGGGCCACAGGGACTGGGTCAGGCAttggaggtggtggtgagggggcggTGTCCATCACCTCAGTGGGCTAAGAGATGAACAGTAAGATGATACTTAGAAAACTAGTTCCTCATATTAAAAGcagcacagacaaaagcaatAATTGTATGGAAAACCAAGACTCTCTTACCTGTGAAAGCTGATTGGCTCTGTAAGCTGCAAGTGCTTTCAGATATTCTTTTTTCGCCGCTTCCGTCTTTCTCTTGTACACCTAGTATAGGATGCCAAAGGATCTCAGTATCTCTCTCCACAAACAAATACCCCAGacttatgtgtgtgaatgtgagtaaAAGAAGCTTGTGTACCTGTTTCTGCTCTTCCCCCAGGCTGTCCCACATGGAGGCGACGATCTTAGACACCTCTCCGAAGGTGGCGTTGGGGTTCTGCCCTTTAATGGCAGCCTGCGTGTCCCTGAAGAACAGGGCGTAGGCCGACACGGGCTTCTGAGGCTCGTTGGGGTCCTTCTTCTTTCTGCCTTTCTTCCCTCCTGCAGCCCCAAGCCCCACAGTAGCGGCCAGTGTGGCTGGCTTGCCCCCCCCTCGCCTCACCACAGCCGGGgtgccagaggaggaggggatgagggaagaGCCCGGCTGTGCAGACATATGGGAGAGGACCGCAGGAGAGATCGACAGAGACATGGGAGAGTCTACCAGTACACTCTTCAAGGGTCAAAGTGTACGGAACgagggacaggaagacagaTCAAGAGTAGAAGAGGGAAGGCCAAGATGAAAGATTAATTTACTTTTCAAGCCTTTTATATCACAAAACACATCATATTTAGGTTCCATTTAAATGAGCTATAGAAATGAGAAGTAAACGACTCACCCTGAAATCATCCATGTCTTCATCCTGGAGAGAACCGGCTGGAGATGGCGTGGCAGACAGCGGCTGGTCAGGTGACTTTGAACGAGACATAATAGTCCCACCACCTAGGCCAAGCCCAAGGTGGGCATTCAGCTCTGATTGGTCAATAGTGGCCAGCTGATTGTGTCCCAATAGGCCATGATTCATGTCCCCGAGTGGAACGTCAATGGTCATTGGGGAGGGGCTACTGAAATGAGAGCCAATAGAATGGCCAAGCTCCTGGAGAGAGAATCAGAAAGAAGTCATAGTCTGTCACTGTCCTGAAATCAAGAAAATTGCATTTCTTCTGTATGTAAGTTTCCATTAGTATCCTACTTACCACCCCCAGTGTTGAGCTGAGCAGAGCAGCGCCGCCAGATTGACTCATCACACCTAGGCTCAAGTGCTCCAGGCCCTGGGAGTTTGGGTTTACATAAGTGGAGGCAAACGAGGGGTCGTTTCCCCCGACCACTGCGTTTCTGGCCAGGTTTCCAGCCCCAGAGGGACCCCCTGCACTCTCTGACAGCTCCCCAAAATGGGACACCACATCCCCCTCGGTGAGTGCAGAGTCAGGGTCCAGGGAGATGGGTGGGATCTCAAACACCTCATCACCTAGACTTGGGGTGTGGAATGTCTGctgaacagagaaagagagaaactatGTGAGGGGACAATGCAAAGTAACCAGCCATTAGAAGTAAATAACATGAAACTACAGAGATATCATGATATAGTGTGAATAGTTGTCATTTCAGGACCCACACCTCTGCTGACAGAAAGGGATGGCCTGCCCCTGTGATCGTCAGGTAATTATCACTGCCTCCTGGAAACTGCAATGATGAAAGTCGAGTCACACGATACACGTTAATAAACAAGCTGGTTTATAGTTGTACATATTTTACAAGACCCAATTTCTTCAATAGATTACGGTTTCCAGTCACAGCTCCTTGTTAAAGTAAACATTATTAGTAGCCTTGAGTTTCCAGCTAGAAAGCTATCGCACTACATACACCTTGCAGTTGGATGCAACCCGCCAAACAGAacccaaagaagaagaaagaaagctATTGCATTGTTGACAGACCCTATATCTGGCTATACCTAGACGGGGACAAAATTGGAAAGAACATGCATGTAATGTTAGCCGGCTGGCTACTTTACCAGGCTACTAGTTAGCTACAGACACCTAGCTGGCTAAATTGGTATACCTTGTTTCCGGGATATCCATTATAAGACTGCGTTTCCAAAAAATCCTGGTCCACATGTTCAGATGTATTATCGGAGAGATCAGAATAAAAATTTAGGTCCATATTTTCTTTAGCTAacgcgttagctagctagcaaattaTCCAACCATTTCGAGTAACGCGTCGGCTAGCtattaagctagctagctaactgacgTTAGCTACAGAAAACGGATCACTGGATTTATACACCAGTATCGCTGATTTATTGCTTCAATACACAACTGAAATATATTGACTTTAATGCTACATAAAGTTATCTAGAAGTAGAACTAATAAGATAACGAAGTCAATATGCATCACCGGCTGGTCTACACTGGCAAGCTTCAATTCTGGCCTGCTGCCTTGTTGCTGGATGAATGGCCAGACAATATAAATCGATCTTCAATCATGTAGCCAACCTCGTCCTCCTTAGTCAAGTCAAAATATGATGGGATATAGCGTAGGTATGATATCTTGAACACTAGTAGTTATAGAACATGTTGTATGATTTTAATCCACGTTGATAAAATAAGTATGTATAGTCATTTTGTGGCCATGTGACGTCTGCAGTGAGCAAGGATTATCAATCGAAAGCGCGTAATCCATTAAGAGTTATATGGAAAAATCGAGTTTGATAGGGATACGGCTGTCAATTAGTTCTCATTGTCAATCATAGCCCATTATTCTTTATAGCCATATTGCAATTGATGCTCTGTAACAAAATACGTTTTCAGTTTCGCTCATGGCTGTAACCATGTtcatgtgaaaacaaaagacatTGGATAGCAGTGCATTGGTAGCTAATGCTAACGCGACTAGCAGTTACATGTTCTAATGCTGCAAGCTAGCAAGTTTCAGTAAGTACGTTTGTTTGCCCTTTCGTACGATTAGCTAGTTGGTTAGCAAATTTGCGTCACAACAAAACAtttatatgggggggggggaattatactgtaaaaataaaaagcAGAAGTGTTTTTTTCCCTCTTAAAAAAAGATGGTCCATTACGCCCGTTATACACAGGGTCAGATTTGGGGAAGTTTTATAGCTAGCAAACTAGCCGAGCTCTTCACTGTCAATACTAAAACAGCAGACCTGTCATGATAGATCTGCTGATCACCATGGTTGACACCTTCTGAGTCTGTAACTGGATTCACAGAAAATATGGCTTTAATTTGATCAGTGTTTATTCAGTGTCTTACCTCCATCGTTCCACTAAACTACATTGACTTGATGCTTTAAACTGTGCTTCCGGGGTTCCTTCTTTTCGGGATATTACGTCATTCAACATGACTAAAGGTTGGAAGTTCCAGCTCTATTGGGCTGTAGAGTGCACATCTTCGGATCACGGTTTTTGCAAAAGAGCAATAAAAGTCTCAAACGCAACAAATGCTTAATTCATACacccaaataaaaaatatattcaaCAACAGTAATATCAGACAAGTACAACAAAGACCAGAATCTGTAGTTCACTGTAGATTGCTGTTATTCATATCACAGATACAGTCAGGTCATAAAACAAGAATTATAACTCAATGCGGTCATTTTGCACCATAGCACACAACTGATCGGTTCTACCATTGTACAATACACCCATCTTCCTATCACTGGATCAGTAACTAATacatcccatcccctctccctcccactcaagAAAGAAATGTACATCCGAACATTGGACTCCTCTAGTTCACTGACTCAACTGGGCACAGAAATGGCCTATTAAATCAGACTCAGGCATCATGGGAGCTCAGTACATGTGTCCACTCATCCAGTTCCTTGGAATACTGGAGGGCCAGCTTGGAGTTTCTTGGGTAACAAAAGGGTTTCTGTACAGCATGGCTCTCCCTTACACTTGAGGCTGAGGAAGAGGCCAAGGAGGTTGGCAGAGGTGAGTAAAAGGTGAAAGGGAGGCTCTGGATGAGGCCCCTGAGGGGACTGAGCGTGAATAAGGGCTGGtcagagacagaaggggagtATCATGAATGAAAGGAATGGAAGTTGATGGGCGCAAACCtactttcccccccaaaaaacctaCATGAAACAAATAAGTAAAAAGAgggaacaaaaaaaacacgTCCGTCCATTATTTGATACAGATAatgataaaaataaaaaggaaTAATGACACGAATGAGGAAAATAACATGATTTCAATTGGAAAGGGCTATGTCAGACAAGATGTGCTTGGTCAATCCTCTGAGCTGGAAGAGGAAGAGTCTGATTCGTCCTTCTGCGCCATGATGACGTCGTCCAATAGGGCCTCCCTGTCTGAACTCTCATATCCGCCCTGTGACAAActgtcacctccctccatcttgacGTCGAAGTCAGGGGGCAGGAAGTGGTGGGGTCCGGTCAGGTTGCTCCCATCCTCCAGGTCTTCATCGTCCATCATGTAGGCCCCATCGGAAACTagggtctcctcctcttcatcttcctcctcgcCTCCCACCAGCAGGGGGTCCTCCAGCGGGGTGGGTTGGGGGGCGTGGTGGTGGTGACGGCGCCGACCTCGCTTGGGGATGTCAGACTCGTCAGTCAGGAGCCGGTGGAAGAGGCTCTCAGGGAGGAAGCcctagacagagaggcaggaggaagtTTAGTCCGGTGATAAATCCACACAATACAAGAGAAGCAGTAGATGCAAGTACTCACAGAGCTTCGAACAGTCTCCGCCCAGTCTGGTGCTACGGCGTAGTCTGGGTTCTCCTCTAGAAACTCCCCCAGGTCCTGCAGCAGAGGTCCGAAGGCTGCTCCCACCTGACCGAGAGAAGAACGCAACCTTATGGCAACTTAAGAGCAGAGCAACAGCACCAACACTGACAACAGCTGGGCATTTCAGCACCCCCTGATAATCCAAAGTCTTACCTTCTTTCCTGTCTTCATATCGATGATCTTCACCTTCTCGCTCCCCGTCACTGCCTTCtcggtcctcttcctcctcctcctcctcttattcCTGTTGACAAGCAGCTGGGGGGAGACGGGAGGAAATCATAGGGATCTAAGTAAACACGAATGACACTGCTTTACAGGTCACGGGGGTAAAGGGTGGTActatgtgtaggtgtgtctaCCTCCagcatgtctccctccacctcgtAGTCTGGGTTCTCCTTCAGCCAGTTGGGTGGGCCCCTGCGCCGGGGTGCCCTCTCCGCACTTTGAACCACCCCGTCTGGGTCCGACAACTAGGGTAGAGACACAGAAGTGGTGTGATGTCAATATCGGAGCGGATGGGATTTACAACGCGGTGTGTGCTCGCTGTCCCAGGAGAATTTTATGGCTCTCCTAGACATCTTCAGAGTATGAGCAGATGTGCTTCCCTCTGCATGGAAAGTGATTATCGCTTCTGAATGTGAATGTGTACTTTGACTTtgtgaccccacacacacacctcttggtCCCTCCGTTTCCTACGTccactgctctctccccccgccccgtTGGGCATCAAAGCCTGCTTGGAAAACGTCAGCTTCAACCCCTCCTCCTAAGAcagagacaagggggggggggatgtttatCCATGACATTTCACCACTGCCAAAAAGCTCTCCTTTTCCTTTCATGATGTCCTCCCCCGCGCCTCACCTTGAGGAGTTTGACGGTGAACTCAGAGTCCTGCTCATCAGTCCCTTCCCCGCCAGGGGTGCTGTGGCCTTTACGCATGAGCCGGGAGTAGCTGAGctcgtctcctcccccctgctcgtCAGAGGCGGAGGTCAGCTGGTTCTCAGCTGTGTAGCGGCGTCCGGCTGGCCACTGGCCAGTCAGAACCAGCGTGCAGAGGCTGTCCAGACGGTTGATCAACACGCGGTCCTGAGGAACAGGACATGAACACATCCATAACTCCAAAGCCGAGTGCAATGAAGTGGTCTGAAAGCCTTCCCACCACCCACACCCGGTCCTACATCTCTCATGCGAGTTTGTGTGGGCGCATACCTTGGGCCAGTCCACTCGAAGGGGGTCAGTCAGGGGTGCACCCTCTTGGGAAGGGGTCATGGAGAGCATGCTGTTCTCCTCATCCCCATCACACACCTTGGCAGCTGAGGAAACAAGTCACGGCTGTTCATGTGTGTTCAGCTACACGCTGCGGTCAGCATACAGCAATACGGTTGGGTATCGTTTGGGTTTTTACAATACCATGTTCTTCGACTTTCCGTCATATTTTGTATTAACTATCATTTCATAATTTCAGCagcctcactctctttcactgaCCTCGTTCTCGCTCAGTTTCGCTCTCCCCACTCTCGTCAGAGCTGGCCGAGCCATCGGACGACGAAGAGCCGGAATCTGTAACGGAATCTGAGTCcgacagccctcctccccctcctcctctcttcctcccacttcctctgggccccctccctctgctcttcttCCAGCCCCAGCCAGTCCGCGCCCGGCCCTTGCCCTCCTGGTGAGTCAGGGGCGTGGTCTGGACCTCTGGGGCACTGGCGGTTTCGCCCGCCGGCGGTcgaggctcctcctcctcctccttcttcacggctggctcctcctctccctgggaCGTGCTGGTGGGCTGTGGGGCCGGGGGCAGGGCCTGCTGGTAGTCCTGGCGAGCCTGGTTGAAGGTGAACTGCGGGTCGGAGAAGATGGAGAGCTCGGTGCGGCTGACGCCGTGGAGGGCGGCGCCCAGCATGAGCTGGCGGTCGTGGTCGGGCGCGCTCCACCACACGGGCAGCTCGGGGCTGGGCGGGGCCAGCGGGAGGCGCTCCTCCAGGGAGGGGTTGGGCAGGACGCGCTCCCGGAGGCGACGCAGCAGGCTGATGCGGTAGAGGGTGCGTGAGGCGCGCTCCTCTGTGATGGGGGCCAGAGACTGGGACACCTCGGAGGGGTCTGGGAGGGACAGAAACAGGGTGGGATTAGGGCTGCATGACTGCTGAACGGTTCTAGTCACCGTCACAACTCGTCTGGCGTCTAAGTGTCTGAAGTGAGTGAGTTGTGTACTGGTTGTGGAAGTCAGGTGGTGTGTCTATGGGCCTGCCTGGCTGGCGAGGTGTCTACCTTCTCCGTGGGCTGGGCGCAGGTGGCAAACCCTGCGGCACATGGCCAGGAAGCAGCGGAAGTAGCGACACAGGCTCTCGTCGGTCTTCTTGTCCAGACGGGCGAAGGTGCGGAAGCGGGTCCAGTCCATGTCGGGCTCCTCCCCCTGCGGGTCGCCCTCCTCCTTCTTGATGCGCTCCACGCCAAACGTGGAGACCACGCGGTAGAagtcacactcctccctcctggTCCACCTGGTGAAAAAtgatggggtggggtgggggggagatgcagagagagaccatGCGAGAGAGGAACCTTGAATACAAATTTTAAAATTccacatatacacagacacacacatacattctgtATGGAAAGACACAGGATAAATCAGCCAATTTAACCTATGCTTGCTGTTGCTGGGCAGATACCTCTGCTGGCGTTCCTGCCGGGCGATCTCCTTCAGCTTGCTGGCCTGCTCGCACCTCCTGCGCCTGCGGTCACCCTTCTCTGCCGCCTCCATCTTCAGCTGCTCCCGCCTGTAGCTGCGCTGGTAGGCCGTGATCAGGCGCCGGAGCCTGGCGGTGAGCGACGAGCTGGTGGGCCACTCACAGGCTGTGCTCTGGCCAGAGGACGGCCCCTCCGGCACCACCGGGCCCGCCCTGTCCTCCACGCAGATCTCATCGTCCATGGCCAtggagtcaggctgggggggcggAGTCATATCTTGGTTTGTACGTACATCTATGTCTCGTTGATGCTAATGTTCGACGGCATCAATGAAGACGCCGGGGTCAACGTTATGCGCGGCTCAGTCTAGTACTGTTGGCTGCGTTATGGCTACGTCATTATGGTTCAACAGCACTCCATGGCTCGGGAGTGCTGATGGGATGGGCTTTAGTGTGGCTCACCTCCTCGTAAAGGTCTTTGGTGTGCCTCGCGGCAGGCTTGAACTCTGGGTCTTCAGAATACTTGTCATAGTCTCCGCTGCAGAACAGACAGCACAAACAAAACCCGTTTCAACCGGAACGCGGGCGACAGCGCTGCCAACACACCTGAGGCCATCAGAGTGGCTTCCATATCAGTGATACGAGACAGTCAGCCAGTAGGCAGGATCATGGGTCCGTTACACAGAATGAACTGGTGTTACTCACTCATCTCCTAGCTCTGCGTCGCCCGTGTGTTGCTCGGCATCGATGGCCCGGTCGTCAGGGCGACCAGCGCGCTCCAGGAAACAGAGGCACGGGTCAGCACGCATGGTTGTGTACATCTCATAGCCTGGAGTCACAGAGAGGCAACAAACACTCTCAGCATATTGTACAGAGTGTTGAAgggaactgaccatctctctttcacgcacgcacacacacacgcacacacacacaccgtgcttGAAGACTCCCACTAGGAGTGAGCGGTCAGCCTCCGTGTCCCACCAGCCTGACGGCACCTCCTGCTGTTCCATCTCAGGCATCCAGATGTCAACATCcctaaagagacacacacacacacacactcaatgtaACATGTGTaagtgtatacatgtgtgaagggggaaacgtgtgtgtgtttgtgtgtccttacCTGGCATCAGCTCCTCTCAACACTGAGTCTGAGTGGTCTCCAATGACCTCCTGTCTGAGGTAGTACAGCATGCGCACCCTCAGCAACACCCTGGAAGAGGGACAGGGTTCATATGgtacctcacacacagctgtatgcactctctcatgcacacacacacagctgtacgcactctctcatgcacacacacacacagctggacacactctctcatgcacacacacacacacacacagctgtacgcactctctcatgcacacacacacacacacacacacacacacacaggtggacggTAGCACTGACTTGTTGCATTGGTGCTTGAGATGTTTGCGGTAGCTGTCGTCCAGGAGCAGCGAGTCGGGGTTGTACTTGCGGATCCACTCCACCTTCTGCACGTCGAAGGAGCTCTGGGCCTTCACCCTCTTGCCTTTCCTGCCTCTGGGCACAGGGATGCTCAGGCctgcgtggacacacacacacacacacacacctctgttacTCACAACCACACAACTAATAACTACGACGACAATAACTACAAATCTAACAGATTCAGTGTGTTTCAGTTTATcctagagaatgtgtgtgtacatattgtAACTGGACAAGGCCGGAACTGAACTCAGCACCGCGCCCCGTATTCAGCACAGGACAGCAGCAGGGGTTCAGCACCCAGGACAGCGGCAGGCTGCCCAGCTGCTCAAAGCACTTCTTTGTTTGATTAGTAAATACAGGCCGTTTACCTTTCCCATGTGTGggtggtctcctctcctcctcacaacACAGTAATAACTGAGGACAgagactcagtgtgtgtgtatgtatatgtgtgtttatgggtgtgtgtgtgtatgaatgtgtgtttatgggtgtgtgtgtgtgtgtgtgtacccgagTGGTTGAGGAGCGTCTGAGGTTCCCGGCCGTTCTCCGGAGGCGTGATGAGCTCCCAGATGAAGCTCTTGATGTTCTCGTCCCCGCGGTAGTGCAGCAGACAGAAGACCAGGATGACCCTGCAGATGGTCTCCACATCCCGCTCCCCTAGACGCCGCTTACAGCGCGCGTGGGCAAGGATGTCTCGCCAGCGCCcccacctggaggagaggagaggtaggagaaaagagagaacattGATGCAGAGAAAAATGAAACTGAAACCGTTTTAGCCAAACCAGCAAATATACCCCGTGACTGTAACTTCCTGACTTCTGTCATGTGAAAAGGGGAGTCTACTTACCCATAAACGAGGAGGTGTTTCTCCACACGGAAGC
This genomic window contains:
- the tox4a gene encoding TOX high mobility group box family member 4-A isoform X3; this encodes MEFPGGSDNYLTITGAGHPFLSAEQTFHTPSLGDEVFEIPPISLDPDSALTEGDVVSHFGELSESAGGPSGAGNLARNAVVGGNDPSFASTYVNPNSQGLEHLSLGVMSQSGGAALLSSTLGVELGHSIGSHFSSPSPMTIDVPLGDMNHGLLGHNQLATIDQSELNAHLGLGLGGGTIMSRSKSPDQPLSATPSPAGSLQDEDMDDFRSVLVDSPMSLSISPAVLSHMSAQPGSSLIPSSSGTPAVVRRGGGKPATLAATVGLGAAGGKKGRKKKDPNEPQKPVSAYALFFRDTQAAIKGQNPNATFGEVSKIVASMWDSLGEEQKQVYKRKTEAAKKEYLKALAAYRANQLSQPTEVMDTAPSPPPPMPDPVPVARPARLPPPFPDQNTITNICASNIILDVPQVTTRSRTGANKPLAPGLPTTVTQTSIQTPSPTITKIIISKHMLQSGAQIHQIPTSMVTVLPAGVRALQPAAVAPLASSSRLPPPLQQMQHAPPPRLQQMVHSPAPPPLQAKPRGGAGQGLPVSVTTTAPPPLQIKIVPAALQGNTAVPIVVNAATSANLVGTSHSSTVPTSVYSTPTVAVQVVKPNDTTDEETVTEEFTPGELEMEVNVSPGLTGAGPASLSMCVRAGCTNPAVESKDWDKEYCSNECVATHCRDIFMAWCSIRGQNTAAVK
- the tox4a gene encoding TOX high mobility group box family member 4-A isoform X1; this translates as MDLNFYSDLSDNTSEHVDQDFLETQSYNGYPGNKFPGGSDNYLTITGAGHPFLSAEQTFHTPSLGDEVFEIPPISLDPDSALTEGDVVSHFGELSESAGGPSGAGNLARNAVVGGNDPSFASTYVNPNSQGLEHLSLGVMSQSGGAALLSSTLGVELGHSIGSHFSSPSPMTIDVPLGDMNHGLLGHNQLATIDQSELNAHLGLGLGGGTIMSRSKSPDQPLSATPSPAGSLQDEDMDDFRSVLVDSPMSLSISPAVLSHMSAQPGSSLIPSSSGTPAVVRRGGGKPATLAATVGLGAAGGKKGRKKKDPNEPQKPVSAYALFFRDTQAAIKGQNPNATFGEVSKIVASMWDSLGEEQKQVYKRKTEAAKKEYLKALAAYRANQLSQPTEVMDTAPSPPPPMPDPVPVARPARLPPPFPDQNTITNICASNIILDVPQVTTRSRTGANKPLAPGLPTTVTQTSIQTPSPTITKIIISKHMLQSGAQIHQIPTSMVTVLPAGVRALQPAAVAPLASSSRLPPPLQQMQHAPPPRLQQMVHSPAPPPLQAKPRGGAGQGLPVSVTTTAPPPLQIKIVPAALQGNTAVPIVVNAATSANLVGTSHSSTVPTSVYSTPTVAVQVVKPNDTTDEETVTEEFTPGELEMEVNVSPGLTGAGPASLSMCVRAGCTNPAVESKDWDKEYCSNECVATHCRDIFMAWCSIRGQNTAAVK
- the tox4a gene encoding TOX high mobility group box family member 4-A isoform X4; its protein translation is MEFPGGSDNYLTITGAGHPFLSAETFHTPSLGDEVFEIPPISLDPDSALTEGDVVSHFGELSESAGGPSGAGNLARNAVVGGNDPSFASTYVNPNSQGLEHLSLGVMSQSGGAALLSSTLGVELGHSIGSHFSSPSPMTIDVPLGDMNHGLLGHNQLATIDQSELNAHLGLGLGGGTIMSRSKSPDQPLSATPSPAGSLQDEDMDDFRSVLVDSPMSLSISPAVLSHMSAQPGSSLIPSSSGTPAVVRRGGGKPATLAATVGLGAAGGKKGRKKKDPNEPQKPVSAYALFFRDTQAAIKGQNPNATFGEVSKIVASMWDSLGEEQKQVYKRKTEAAKKEYLKALAAYRANQLSQPTEVMDTAPSPPPPMPDPVPVARPARLPPPFPDQNTITNICASNIILDVPQVTTRSRTGANKPLAPGLPTTVTQTSIQTPSPTITKIIISKHMLQSGAQIHQIPTSMVTVLPAGVRALQPAAVAPLASSSRLPPPLQQMQHAPPPRLQQMVHSPAPPPLQAKPRGGAGQGLPVSVTTTAPPPLQIKIVPAALQGNTAVPIVVNAATSANLVGTSHSSTVPTSVYSTPTVAVQVVKPNDTTDEETVTEEFTPGELEMEVNVSPGLTGAGPASLSMCVRAGCTNPAVESKDWDKEYCSNECVATHCRDIFMAWCSIRGQNTAAVK
- the tox4a gene encoding TOX high mobility group box family member 4-A isoform X2, which gives rise to MDLNFYSDLSDNTSEHVDQDFLETQSYNGYPGNKFPGGSDNYLTITGAGHPFLSAETFHTPSLGDEVFEIPPISLDPDSALTEGDVVSHFGELSESAGGPSGAGNLARNAVVGGNDPSFASTYVNPNSQGLEHLSLGVMSQSGGAALLSSTLGVELGHSIGSHFSSPSPMTIDVPLGDMNHGLLGHNQLATIDQSELNAHLGLGLGGGTIMSRSKSPDQPLSATPSPAGSLQDEDMDDFRSVLVDSPMSLSISPAVLSHMSAQPGSSLIPSSSGTPAVVRRGGGKPATLAATVGLGAAGGKKGRKKKDPNEPQKPVSAYALFFRDTQAAIKGQNPNATFGEVSKIVASMWDSLGEEQKQVYKRKTEAAKKEYLKALAAYRANQLSQPTEVMDTAPSPPPPMPDPVPVARPARLPPPFPDQNTITNICASNIILDVPQVTTRSRTGANKPLAPGLPTTVTQTSIQTPSPTITKIIISKHMLQSGAQIHQIPTSMVTVLPAGVRALQPAAVAPLASSSRLPPPLQQMQHAPPPRLQQMVHSPAPPPLQAKPRGGAGQGLPVSVTTTAPPPLQIKIVPAALQGNTAVPIVVNAATSANLVGTSHSSTVPTSVYSTPTVAVQVVKPNDTTDEETVTEEFTPGELEMEVNVSPGLTGAGPASLSMCVRAGCTNPAVESKDWDKEYCSNECVATHCRDIFMAWCSIRGQNTAAVK